The Hermetia illucens chromosome 2, iHerIll2.2.curated.20191125, whole genome shotgun sequence genomic interval gaaaccattcatgtcaTAAACTCAGAAATGCAAAAAGTCGAATTGAACCTAGCATACAAAAAGACTGAAAGTGGTCGTAGTTGATAGATAAATTttcagcaaggatgatgcccaaTAATGGGGAACTTAAGTATGATCATATGCTACTCATCGCAAGGACGGTGAAATGTATTCAGCTATATGCGGTTTCTGTTTGAGCGGGAGCAAGGGATAACCCTGTGAACCGACAAAGGGTGAGTTCGTCATGTCGGAGAAGAAAGGGGTAAGAAATTggcgtggttttagtgggtgttaAGTTTGAATCCCACACATCCCATGCTAGATATTACCGTCTTGTTAAGGTTTCCGTTTTTAGAAATAGCGGAGCTTCCACCGGGCAGACAATGCGAAAGCATCTTAGTATCCGTGCAAGATTATCGTATTTATTTGGGGATGTGAAGCTTGCATCATAAATGCTAAGACTATCTAAGCATGGTGGCTAATAATTGGAACTCCGAACTGAACTAAGCACGTCATAGATAGAACTTCAAATCTGTGGTTAacaatatattttatctttgaaTTTAGCTGTTAGTAGTGAAGTATGTCCAGGTCTGAAAAGAGAGGGGGGAGAGGAGGGGATTCCCTCCGGGGCCCGAATTTTTCTCGGGGGGTacggaatagaaatttaaatggaaaaaaattaatgataGTTGGATCTCATAATTTTTATCCCAAGACCGTTTGAATTCCACCCCGGGCCCGAATTTTCTCACTAGGACCTTGAGAATGTTACTAAACAGGGTTTTTATCCTATCTTTTGCAGCTTATTGGCATTTCCTGGTGCCTTTTTGAGGGACTCTTCGGCAAAATCAAAGTTCTAggacaacaaggtcctggggaACTGGTACTGCGAATGATACCAGTTTGACCTGACAAGGTTTCAGTGTCCGCTACTTTCCGACAAGAGTCAAGATGACCAGTATATACTCCTAAGCATGTACGGGAGTGAATTTGGTGGAAGTATGTATTTCCATATGTTTGTCAGCTCGGAGTTTTTATAGAGATGCAATTTTTCACCGAAGCTTGGTAAGGGTTTACCTTTGGCTGTGGATTGTATCTAACATtaccaaaatctaaaaataaagcAATGGCGTCACTGACCGAGAATGATTCTTTGAATGTACCCAGGTATAATCTATCCAAACAGGAAATACAATAAAACTAAGTTTAATAGTATCCAGACCCCTCCCTGTGGAACTTCCAATTAACTACGCTATATGGTGTAGTGCTGTCAGACTCCTTGAGTCTAGATATTGAGCAATGAAGCCATACGATCATAGTAGCATCCGAGATGGAGGACCtgggaactctgggcattctCAATGGACTACTCGACACATAAGCCAAGTCTCAAGAGAAATTTTCTGGTGTGCTCTTCAACGAAGAGCTAAGGAGTGGAGAATCGGCAATGTGTTGCAGGATTACGATAcgatattctttaccgatggatcaaggaTGGTCAGCGAAAGCAAAGCGGGCGTCGAATACGAAAAGTATAGCCGAGTCGTACAGTTTTCCAGGCTAcggcagtgtattccaagcggaagtactggcaacATTAGAGGCTTCTGGATAGCTGAGCTATGATATAATCTGAGCCGCAAAGGTACCAATAATTATTCTGTCCAACAGCCAAGCttccatcaaggccttgtactcaatgaTGAGACCCTCCAGTCTGGGAACGCGCTGTCCAGTCTAGGTGGCATCAGCAAAGATCTGAAAGTGGTATCTTCAGTTCATTGCACCCCATTGATTCAAAGAGCCTACTCCATTGGCGGCTAGTTTTGTAATCCTAGTTCAAAGCTGTAGTACTATGAACTACTGATTGCCAATCACTGAAAATGCATAGGCGAAGTGAGCGattaatttgattaaaaaaaagttacaGGGTCAAAAACACTTTACTtccaataaagatgaagacataAAAATATAGTTActttgaaatataaaatgataaaaaaatatattacagAAATGAGAAAATCTGGACGCTTGTGGGCCGCTTGgataaaatatttggaaataattCGTTCTACATCACACTTGCTCGAAAGTAAATAGTACAAAGCGTTAGTAAATCAATATTTATCTTCCAACAGATACAGCTTGGGCATTTGCATTTGATGAACTTGCTCCAAATCCTGGGCGTCCTCCGAATCCTTGGTTTCCTTGTCCAATAAAACCTGGTCGATTAACAGGGCCTGGACCAAAGCCACCAGGTCGTCCTCCAAATCCTCCAGCGCCAGCTCCAAATCCTCCACCGACACCTCCGAATCCAACGCCACCTCCTTGTCCTAAACCTCCACCATAGCCAGGTCGACCACCAAAACCGCCGGCGCCAAGTCCACCACCGCCTATGGGTCTAACTCCCTTTTCCAAGCTTTGAGTCTGAGCATTAGCACTAGCTCCACTGCTGCTTCCTGCGCCACCGAATCCTCCACCAAAACTGTTCGTTTGAGCATTGGCCGAACTTGAGCTGGAGCTACCTCCTGCATTAAAATAAGATT includes:
- the LOC119648269 gene encoding acanthoscurrin-1-like gives rise to the protein MKVVSLCLCLFAFIAIIEGAIYHRSIRSPQFSGSSASANAQSSSGGRGGFGGSSSSSSANAQTNSFGGGFGGAGSSSGASANAQTQSLEKGVRPIGGGGLGAGGFGGRPGYGGGLGQGGGVGFGGVGGGFGAGAGGFGGRPGGFGPGPVNRPGFIGQGNQGFGGRPGFGASSSNANAQAVSVGR